From the genome of Leptodactylus fuscus isolate aLepFus1 chromosome 1, aLepFus1.hap2, whole genome shotgun sequence, one region includes:
- the LOC142200580 gene encoding versican core protein-like — translation MLLDLKYIFWICSAFHITNAFRAVTVQKSPPVKGTLSGRVTLPCFFSTIPTLPPSYNITNEFLRIKWTKIEKSRDGKDPKETTVLVAQSGGIKIGQNYRGRVSVPSHPEDIGDASLTMVKLRASDGGTYRCEVLFGIEDTQDTISLDVSGVVFHYRASVDKYILDFGGAQKACLENGAQIATPAQLRAAYEDGFEQCDAGWLSDQSVRYPIRNPRAGCYGDKKGKEGIRTYGRRPAEEKYDVYCFVDELNGDLYHLPQKLTFEEAKKACEEKNSVLATVGDIYAAWRKGFDQCDYGWLSDGSVRYPVSLARPQCGGGLLGVRTKYRFANQTYFPQPHEKYDAYCVQDKKNITESVSVQLILPTEAITQTHVKKLEVEPVKVTPKPSIPTTQPAVKETVVRSTIPVSSVQEASSPSSEPSTDSDRDPLLFIQEQTTSSPEEVKPEDAAVKEKEDTSDVVTSLPPSLIQTSVPQDTVEPSKSTILEKTEEAESVQSTSEVSPDSTPEDTTLEPEGTAETVRPITLTKEVLHLSSHSPKETLEAKSAETIPTVIIPHEITQDVDEIPASSTNVESEQIGVTTRDSLTPQEPEVSSSQPEVDVFTVFKLSPDPTRPSSEDGITPSPGQATESPDIDTATLPKQTVEESVLTSEPETSGKPDYTTIVPKEADTEKTSPVETATEKTISSFQPEDIVTEKAVTSLFPLDKTEGSGITEEEIKESVTEQPVSVSPKHFTTEATLEKVTGDVTVAPEEKAEDTTASVDTKPAQEIQTSKISVQYEPVSESTETAPTTSEVLTESLVTKDSLASVQPLDLTSEGSGLDQEGEPVVTVTDGIHAVTEEKEIITVIPTGIPAEDKTSQIVIVRDRTELPSVDEDHRQETTIAPHSSSDLVQLVTDKDETIEPSITISSVLADRVTTQKTVTDLQAEDEGSAEEGDKIVSIVTELPSSQYVTESALSASESPTVTKDSVSYEPVLPDVPLPAVTDKIPIAEDATTVPKESAELHTTLLPPSVSTQKPVLFDVEPGEDTSKGTIVIDESVSPVKTTTEYDMTSKKAEGEIGSEFITSAEEPCEDTTGVSPTGSTEEGIQKPPLINVIIVDIPENTTGTEAFDHLFRELGISTSNTTDSFEQLPFIEWLPPISSSEEETDCDNSTAAATSPSLKFINGKQEITPEPKHSKTEEAKGDQIESVTPSLNVSVTQLSEVTEQSVLQTDIPEYTSVESHEPEASGDAEIKTKDEPTSQPILEGEDLTSKEPEKPSSAQDLPIFIIESSGDTESEVPLPITAKPTIVIPASSKPESPEVSFKPSPTHGLPETGTQKSISVTILPTTKIILKEDAGTVTDSQVELGGATTGPLKLIQASTALLFPEGSGETDETESVINVTTPVQVFKEEYITQDIQEAKIILSTKSPEVQESPSEATTSPSEGAEISTAATEISEEDSTLTKTPEKLFEETEGSTTDLSTVEEHTTETSQTVIQSTSTETSLLDPTSTEESSAASESVLSTTSQVETKKVDADSTESSATEDTYSPEVVKTTVIPDISTKKEYIKEQTRALLLSTESIYTAKPEITEVDATTESSITVTDQTVESQPLKLTSAQSLFDTEASGDFKETDRDIFATTAPTDITYELLGTETTTKPEKETETVDRYDTVSTPVISSKYISPSPTVKDDVFGSGDAELTSTGVVDAIVFSTPRAKFTTGDHITSSVEETLTAEVTEDLVSEKISTISPLATEGSGDEVIFVTKPFEDVKSEIDTSQLYTTASSITVEEPKKLLSPDTKEDFFGSGIFESTIDTSSTSPPKELQFETETEKLSETVSTLSPSALVSESSESDKTEATSLPSVTETKIVGTKSPFIEEGSGDEEKLSTVSFVTSSESETKSELDVFTTVLPTLGLPKVEEETKTEIVPEESASETPQPIIQFSTEEPKVPEDRILEFTPASSISPPEVITEVASQLIATKDMTTSELGSGDVDILSTTSSMRTSTEQVSDKYTDGASAVPTEESIPSLKTETSHATLKDIVTDGLPFTDMGSGDIVATSSSDKPEIVFSTTEEDVQTYTKSLQLKEQMSTLPSLIESGSGLEEDLFSTSSPSDEIIQTQQPQLSDSFSTIRVAVLQTEAEIRAGSVITDRPDVIIEHSTITAPHRLTSSKFDDLGSGEPEEISSLVPTSAVVSEELSTVSYVASPQTVELVHQTSEKTETLKPDHTVGPHITVKSEVDVTEAPTVYTEESTGTPDYTPKKLESTDSPLTPEGSGAELETHTDSSISIPVSDEHISTEALPTTETDIVSGMQVLTQKPDVPVSLISIGPSASQLLTDETKSSTEEALQTKVVTISPISVEDEKEFLVGKGKTPGLEVIEESTISSIWGLSQPNDTISDVISSTPIPSEFILDETSSTKLTEEIQQPTLKSDDSLKSTVTLAQEITVPTEQSEVEGSGELFSGIHTTQATKIYTSAQVDLSDLKSTSPSKEDEQESIAPSSQLLTDEQSPESAQETTLDSPTTSLPLEEHTDKIDTVSPDQTVDHDILVKEGIELGTHSCVLSTTMSETTGPTELFTEQSSGEGVETDEPIAAKLTTPSSVITDVDSATISPEALTELSTSKPTEVHTQVELSSGDNGLIEEPIVVKITTPSSVETDIDSTSVFPETPRPHLLVELSTPQQIVVFTQEEESSGDITLTGEPSVVEVTTLSSIKTDSDVTTKSPETPHPYRFIESSTSQQTEILTEAEEGSGDATITEEPSIVKVTTLSSIKTEGDVTTKSPETSRTDHVIEISTSQQTDILTEAEEGSGDATVTEEPNIVKVTTLSSIKTEGDVTTKSPETSRADYVIEISTSQQTEILSQTEEGSGDVTETEEPSIVKVTTLSSIKTEADSITKSPGTSQPSHFIELSTPQQAEVQTHISSESTEDSTSKEVTESGISVLEARTVTSEDFQEQSTQLPVKESSAIQFTTVASVSAEIEKITLPFTGIFEGSAEGSGSEVPSRATDATYRPVQTSEFTSTFPVPIQKDVESISLPSAEVTETVSDETSTTSTILVIVSKDFDVATTDTTLTELPKNETVPESEPEQYVASTISEEVKEGKVQPTPSALSVQDFSKKIEGSTDELYSTSTISVDTEEDKVRSTSVVPSFTTLHEKVVTDHPDLQFVTSASPKVDTGELFSPEYSTEGTGIEVETSKQPQQYVTDSIKEIVHSVAHYDDTTSSSEVIEQDSVVTVTEEPKDPVTVILVNGASDYTGKIVPSTLPSSGSGTGHVVSVQEASADITATYKPTGVESIDATESPPEPSDVTEQIQTESSRPLYVLGGEVVSIKSDISEPTTEPDIETEGEEEATRDPSLLFFSTESIEIVPADPDSPHILQPDRQTPPPFQLAGQTEETIIEETGTEDTPYDGVTSLPDLRFQISTSNSVDETELHITTQDPCKENPCQQGGTCYARGASSYVCTCMPGFTGELCEIDIDECQSNPCRNGAGCIDGVNSFMCMCLPSYTGALCEQDSEVCDYGWHKFQGHCYKYFAHRRTWDAAERECRVQGGHLTSILSQDEQNFVNRLGHDYQWIGLNDKMFEHDFRWTDGSTLQYENWRPNQPDSFFSAGEDCVVIIWHENGQWNDVPCNYHLTYTCKKGTVACGQPPLVENAKTFGKTKPRYEINSMIRYHCKDGFIQRHMPTIRCRGDGRWDLPKVTCMKPSVYQRTYSKKYYYKFSSPLYTPKHSHRWSRTWQDSPR, via the exons TTACCGTACAAAAAAGTCCTCCCGTCAAAGGAACATTGTCTGGCAGAGTGACATTACCATGCTTCTTCTCAACAATACCTACGCTACCGCCAAGTTATAACATTACAAATGAATTTTTGAggataaaatggacaaaaattgaaaaaagtcgAGATGGAAAAGATCCAAAGGAAACCACAGTTTTAGTCGCTCAAAGTGGTGGAATAAAAATTGGCCAAAATTATAGGGGTAGAGTGTCTGTACCGAGTCATCCGGAAGACATTGGTGATGCGTCATTAACAATGGTCAAACTTCGTGCTAGTGATGGTGGTACTTACCGATGCGAGGTGCTTTTTGGAATTGAAGATACTCAAGATACCATCTCTTTGGATGTTTCAG GAGTTGTGTTTCACTACCGGGCATCAGTAGACAAATACATCTTAGATTTTGGTGGTGCCCAAAAGGCTTGTCTTGAAAATGGTGCCCAAATTGCAACCCCTGCACAACTGAGAGCAGCGTATGAAGATGGATTTGAGCAGTGTGATGCTGGATGGCTGTCTGATCAAAGTGTTAG GTATCCAATCCGTAATCCAAGAGCTGGCTGTTATGGTGACAAAAAAGGGAAAGAGGGAATACGAACCTACGGAAGGCGTCCAGCTGAGGAGAAATATGATGTATACTGCTTTGTGGATGAACTAAATG gtgACCTATACCACTTGCCCCAAAAGCTGACATTTGAAGAGGCTAAGAAAGCTTGCGAGGAGAAGAACTCAGTCTTAGCAACAGTGGGAGACATTTATGCTGCCTGGCGAAAAGGCTTTGACCAATGTGATTATGGCTGGCTTTCAGATGGCAGTGTCCGTTACCCAGTGTCTTTGGCAAGGCCACAATGTGGAGGTGGACTCCTCGGGGTGAGGACTAAATATCGCTTTGCCAACCAAACTTACTTCCCTCAACCACATGAAAAATATGATGCATATTGTGTCCAAG ataaaaaaaatatcacagaATCGGTTTCTGTCCAACTAATATTACCCACAGAAGCTATAACGCAAACTCACGTAAAGAAATTGGAAGTAGAACCAGTTAAGGTGACGCCAAAGCCCAGCATACCTACAACGCAACCAGCTGTAAAAGAAACTGTTGTACGATCTACTATACCAGTAAGTTCTGTGCAGGAGGCTAGCAGTCCATCAAGCGAACCATCAACGGATTCCGATAGAGATCCTCTATTGTTTATACAAGAACAAACTACATCAAGTCCTGAGGAGGTCAAGCCAGAAGATGCTGCAGTTAAAGAGAAGGAGGACACAAGTGATGTGGTaacctctctccctccatcacTTATACAAACATCAGTACCACAGGACACAGTGGAACCATCAAAGAGCACCATCTTAGAGAAAACCGAAGAAGCTGAAAGTGTCCAATCAACATCTGAAGTGAGCCCTGATTCCACTCCAGAGGACACTACATTAGAGCCAGAAGGCACGGCTGAAACAGTCAGACCCATTACATTGACTAAAGAAGTCTTACACTTAAGCTCTCACTCTCCTAAGGAAACTTTGGAAGCTAAAAGTGCAGAAACAATTCCAACAGTTATTATTCCACATGAAATTACTCAAGACGTAGATGAAATACCCGCATCATCAACTAATGTCGAGTCAGAGCAGATTGGCGTGACTACAAGAGATTCATTGACGCCACAGGAACCTGAGGTTTCCAGTTCCCAGCCTGAGGTGGATGTATTCACAGTGTTCAAACTTTCTCCTGACCCAACCAGGCCATCCTCAGAAGATGGTATCACACCATCTCCCGGACAAGCTACAGAAAGCCCAGATATAGACACAGCCACATTGCCAAAGCAGACTGTCGAAGAGTCAGTGTTGACTTCTGAACCAGAAACTTCAGGTAAGCCAGACTACACAACTATTGTACCCAAAGAGGCCGACACTGAAAAGACATCACCAGTGGAAACAGCTACTGAGAAAACAATCTCCTCATTCCAGCCAGAAGATATCGTAACTGAAAAAGCCGTAACTTCTCTTTTCCCACTCGATAAAACCGAAGGGTCTGGAATAACCGAAGAAGAAATTAAAGAGTCTGTAACAGAACAACCAGTTTCCGTAAGTCCAAAACACTTTACTACAGAAGCAACCTTAGAAAAagttacaggagatgtcactgtgGCTCCTGAAGAAAAAGCAGAAGATACAACTGCATCAGTTGATACAAAACCTGCTCAAGAAATTCAGACATCCAAGATATCAGTTCAATATGAGCCAGTATCAGAGAGTACAGAAACTGCGCCCACCACGTCTGAAGTTTTAACAGAATCATTAGTTACAAAAGACAGTTTAGCATCAGTTCAACCTCTGGATTTAACATCTGAAGGAAGTGGCTTAGACCAAGAAGGAGAACCAGTAGTGACTGTAACAGATGGAATTCATGCAGTTACAGAAGAGAAAGAAATTATCACTGTTATCCCTACAGGAATACCTGCCGAAGATAAGACATCACAAATTGTGATTGTAAGAGATAGAACAGAGTTGCCATCTGTAGATGAGGACCACAGGCAAGAGACAACTATTGCTCCTCATAGTTCATCAGATCTTGTCCAGCTGGTCACGGATAAAGATGAAACGATAGAACCCTCCATCACTATTAGTTCTGTTCTGGCTGACAGGGTCACTACCCAAAAGACTGTTACTGATTTGCAAGCTGAAGATGAAGGGTCAGCAGAGGAAGGAGACAAAATTGTCAGTATAGTTACCGAGCTTCCATCCAGTCAGTATGTTACTGAATCTGCACTGTCTGCATCTGAAAGCCCCACTGTCACAAAAGATTCTGTAAGCTATGAACCAGTATTACCAGATGTTCCTTTACCTGCAGTGACTGACAAAATACCAATTGCAGAGGATGCAACTACCGTCCCTAAAGAGTCTGCAGAGCTTCATACAACATTATTACCTCCATCGGTTAGTACTCAAAAACCAGTCCTGTTTGATGTGGAACCAGGCGAAGACACCAGTAAAGGGACAATAGTGATTGATGAATCAGTTTCTCCTGTGAAAACCACAACTGAATATGATATGACAAGTAAAAAAGCAGAAGGAGAAATTGGTTCAGAATTTATTACAAGCGCTGAAGAACCTTGTGAGGACACCACCGGCGTCTCACCAACAGGGTCTACTGAAGAAGGAATTCAGAAACCTCCACTTATCAATGTCATCATTGTGGATATTCCTGAAAACACTACAG GAACAGAAGCATTTGACCATCTCTTTCGTGAATTGGGTATTTCAACATCTAATACCACTGACAGTTTCGAGCAACTTCCTTTCATAGAATGGTTACCGCCTATTTCTTCTTCTGAGGAGGAGACTGACTGTGACAATTCAACCGCTGCTGCTACATCTCCATCCTTAAAGTTTATCAATGGAAAACAAGAAATTACACCAGAGCCAAAACATTCCAAAACAGAGGAGGCTAAAGGAGACCAGATTGAAAGTGTTACACCATCCTTAAATGTCTCCGTTACTCAGTTGAGTGAGGTTACTGAGCAAAGTGTCCTTCAGACAGATATCCCAGAATATACTTCTGTTGAAAGCCATGAACCTGAGGCAAGTGGTGATGCAGAAATTAAAACAAAAGATGAGCCTACTAGTCAACCAATTCTAGAAGGTGAGGATTTAACATCAAAGGAACCTGAAAAACCCAGTTCGGCACAAGACTTACCGATATTCATAATAGAATCATCCGGTGATACAGAATCTGAAGTTCCTCTACCTATCACTGCTAAACCAACCATTGTAATTCCTGCAAGTTCGAAACCGGAATCGCCAGAGGTGTCTTTTAAGCCATCTCCAACCCATGGACTCCCTGAAACTGGAACTCAAAAGTCAATCTCAGTAACAATCCTGCCTACAACAAAAATTATCCTAAAAGAAGATGCAGGAACTGTTACTGATTCACAAGTAGAATTAGGAGGGGCAACCACTGGTCCACTGAAACTTATACAAGCTTCAACGGCTTTGCTTTTTCCTGAAGGTTCTGGTGAGACGGATGAGACAGAGTCCGTCATTAATGTAACAACACCGGTGCAGGTATTTAAAGAAGAATACATAACACAAGACATACAGGAAGCAAAGATTATATTGTCTACAAAATCTCCTGAAGTGCAAGAATCTCCATCTGAGGCTACCACATCTCCTTCAGAAGGTGCAGAAATCAGTACTGCAGCTACTGAAATAAGTGAAGAAGACAGCACTTTAACTAAAACACCAGAAAAACTGTTTGAGGAAACAGAGGGGTCAACCACAGACCTGTCTACTGTAGAGGAACATACTACTGAAACAAGTCAAACAGTAATACAATCCACTTCTACAGAGACTAGTCTTCTTGATCCCACCTCAACAGAGGAGAGTTCAGCTGCAAGTGAATCTGTTTTAAGTACAACATCCCAAGTTGAAACGAAAAAGGTTGATGCTGATTCCACTGAGTCATCTGCAACAGAAGACACGTATTCTCCAGAAGTAGTAAAAACTACAGTTATACCTGATATCTCAACCAAAAAGGAATATATCAAAGAGCAAACAAGAGCACTATTGTTATCTACTGAGAGTATTTATACAGCAAAACCAGAAATAACTGAGgttgatgccactacagagtctTCTATCACTGTAACAGATCAGACGGTAGAGTCACAACCTCTAAAACTTACAAGTGCTCAGTCACTTTTTGATACAGAAGCCTCAGGAGACTTCAAAGAAACAGATCGGGATATATTTGCTACAACGGCACCAACAGACATCACATATGAATTGCTTGGCACAGAAACTACAACGAAACCTGAAAAAGAGACTGAAACAGTAGATAGATATGACACAGTCTCCACTCCAGTTATTTCGTCCAAGTATATTTCACCCAGCCCAACTGTAAAAGATGATGTATTTGGATCAGGTGATGCTGAACTAACTTCAACTGGTGTGGTTGATGCCATAGTGTTTAGTACACCAAGAGCAAAATTCACTACAGGTGACCACATTACATCATCTGTAGAAGAGACACTCACTGCTGAGGTCACAGAAGATTTGGTCTCAGAAAAAATCAGCACCATATCCCCTCTTGCAACTGAGGGCTCTGGAGATGAGGTCATTTTTGTTACTAAGCCTTTTGAGGATGTAAAAAGTGAGATAGATACTTCCCAACTGTATACAACAGCATCTTCCATTACTGTTGAAGAACCTAAAAAATTGTTATCACCGGACACAAAAGAAGACTTTTTTGGTTCTGGTATTTTTGAGTCCACCATTGATACCAGTTCAACAAGCCCTCCAAAAGAGCTTCAGTTTGAAACAGAAACAGAGAAGTTGTCTGAAACCGTGTCTACTTTATCACCTTCCGCTCTAGTATCTGAATCTTCTGAAAGTGATAAAACAGAAGCCACATCATTGCCTAGTGTTACAGAgaccaaaattgttggtaccaaATCACCATTTATAGAAGAAGGTTCTGGTGATGAAGAGAAACTGTCGACAGTTTCATTTGTAACAAGTTCTGAATCTGAAACAAAATCAGAACTAGATGTTTTTACCACAGTTTTGCCAACATTAGGATTGCCAAAGGTTGAAGAAGAAACAAAAACTGAAATTGTACCAGAAGAATCTGCATCTGAGACACCACAACCTATTATTCAGTTTAGCACAGAAGAACCTAAGGTACCTGAAGACAGAATCTTGGAGTTTACACCTGCGTCCTCCATCAGTCCTCCAGAGGTGATCACAGAAGTTGCTTCTCAGCTGATAGCTACTAAGGACATGACCACTTCTGAACTTGGTTCAGGAGATGTGGACATACTATCTACAACTTCCTCAATGAGAACAAGTACTGAACAAGTATCAGACAAATATACTGATGGTGCCAGTGCTGTACCAACTGAGGAATCAATACCAAGCTTGAAAACAGAAACCAGCCATGCCACTCTGAAAGACATAGTGACTGATGGTTTACCATTCACTGATATGGGCTCAGGAGACATTGTTGCTACTTCTTCATCAGACAAACCTGAAATAGTCTTCTCAACTACAGAAGAAGATGTACAAACTTATACCAAATCCCTCCAGTTAAAGGAACAGATGAGCACATTACCATCATTAATTGAGTCTGGTTCTGGACTAGAAGAAGATTTGTTCAGTACATCTTCTCCTAGTGATGAAATAATCCAAACTCAACAGCCACAACTTTCTGATTCCTTTAGTACAATTCGTGTAGCAGTATTACAAACTGAAGCAGAGATAAGAGCAGGTAGTGTCATAACTGACCGACCTGATGTCATCATAGAGCACAGCACCATCACAGCACCCCACAGACTCACCAGTAGCAAATTTGATGACTTAGGCTCTGGTGAACCTGAAGAGATTTCAAGTCTTGTTCCAACATCAGCTGTTGTTTCTGAAGAACTATCTACAGTAAGCTATGTTGCTAGCCCTCAAACTGTAGAATTAGTTCATCAAACTTCTGAAAAAACTGAAACTTTAAAACCCGACCACACCGTGGGACCTCACATAACCGTAAAATCTGAAGTGGACGTTACTGAAGCTCCCACAGTTTACACAGAGGAAAGCACGGGAACTCCAGATTATACACCAAAGAAATTGGAATCAACAGACTCACCATTAACACCTGAAGGTTCAGGTGCCGAATTGGAAACACACACAGATTCTTCTATTTCAATCCCTGTTTCAGACGAGCATATTAGTACAGAAGCTTTACCTACAACAGAGACTGATATTGTTAGTGGTATGCAAGTTCTAACCCAAAAACCAGATGTACCAGTATCACTAATCAGTATTGGCCCCAGCGCATCTCAGTTATTAACTGATGAAACTAAGTCATCTACAGAGGAAGCTTTGCAAACCAAGGTGGTGACGATATCCCCAATAAGTGTTGAAGATGAAAAAGAGTTCCTAGTTGGTAAAGGGAAAACACCTGGCTTAGAAGTAATAGAAGAAAGTACCATTAGTAGCATATGGGGTCTCTCGCAACCTAATGACACCATAAGTGACGTCATTAGCTCTACACCCATTCCATCTGAATTTATTCTGGATGAGACATCTAGTACAAAACTTACAGAAGAAATTCAGCAGCCAACTTTGAAGTCAGACGATAGCTTAAAGTCAACTGTTACTTTAGCCCAAGAGATAACTGTTCCCACAGAACAATCTGAGGTTGAAGGCTCTGGAGAACTGTTTTCTGGTATCCATACTACACAAGCAACAAAGATCTACACTTCAGCACAAGTAGATCTTAGTGATCTGAAATCAACTTCACCCAGCAAAGAAGATGAACAGGAAAGTATTGCACCTAGTTCTCAACTCTTGACTGATGAACAGTCTCCAGAAAGTGCTCAAGAAACAACCTTGGATTCACCCACTACATCATTACCACTCGAAGAACATACTGATAAAATTGATACAGTGAGTCCTGATCAAACAGTTGATCATGATATTTTAGTGAAAGAAGGTATAGAGTTAGGTACACACTCATGTGTACTATCCACAACTATGTCTGAGACAACTGGACCAACAGAACTATTTACAGAGCAGAGTTCTGGGGAAGGTGTAGAAACTGATGAACCTATTGCTGCTAAACTTACCACTCCTAGTTCAGTTATAACAGATGTTGATTCTGCTACAATATCTCCAGAAGCACTAACTGAGCTTTCAACTTCAAAACCTACTGAGGTTCATACACAGGTAGAACTAAGTTCTGGGGATAATGGACTTATTGAGGAACCTATTGTTGTTAAAATTACTACTCCTAGCTCAGTTGAAACAGATATTGATTCTACTTCAGTGTTTCCAGAGACACCACGGCCACACCTTCTGGTTGAGCTTTCAACACCACAACAAATTGTGGTTTTTACACAAGAAGAGGAAAGTTCTGGAGATATTACCCTTACTGGGGAACCTAGTGTTGTTGAAGTTACCACTCTAAGTTCAATTAAAActgatagtgatgtcaccacaaaATCTCCAGAAACACCTCACCCCTATCGTTTTATTGAAAGCTCAACTTCACAACAAACTGAGATTCTCACAGAAGCAGAGGAAGGTTCTGGAGATGCCACCATTACTGAGGAACCTAGCATTGTTAAAGTTACCACTCTAAGTTCAATTAAAACTGAAGGTGATGTCACCACAAAATCGCCAGAAACATCTCGCACCGATCATGTTATTGAAATTTCAACTTCACAACAAACTGATATTCTCACAGAAGCAGAGGAAGGTTCTGGAGATGCCACCGTTACTGAGGAACCTAACATTGTTAAAGTTACCACTCTAAGTTCAATTAAAACTGAAGGTGATGTCACCACAAAATCGCCAGAAACATCTCGCGCCGATTATGTTATTGAAATTTCAACTTCACAACAAACTGAGATACTTTCACAAACAGAGGAAGGTTCTGGAGATGTTACAGAGACTGAGGAACCTAGCATTGTTAAAGTTACCACTTTAAGTTCAATTAAAACAGAGGCTGATTCTATTACAAAATCTCCAGGAACATCTCAACCATCTCATTTTATTGAGCTTTCAACACCACAACAAGCTGAGGTTCAAACACACATATCTTCTGAAAGTACTGAAGATTCTACGTCAAAGGAGGTGACAGAAAGTGGTATCTCTGTCTTAGAGGCCAGAACAGTCACAAGTGAAGATTTCCAGGAACAATCAACACAATTGCCAGTGAAGGAAAGTAGTGCCATCCAGTTCACAACAGTTGCCTCAGTTAGTGCTGAAATTGAGAAAATCACTTTGCCCTTTACTGGTATATTTGAGGGTTCAGCAGAGGGATCTGGTTCAGAAGTTCCTTCTAGAGCTACAGATGCAACCTACCGGCCAGTTCAAACAAGTGAATTTACTTCTACGTTCCCTGTCCCCATTCAGAAAGATGTTgagtcaattagcttaccaagtGCAGAAGTCACTGAAACCGTTTCTGATGAAACTTCTACtacatccaccatactagtaaTTGTTAGCAAGGACTTTGATGTGGCCACAACTGACACAACACTGACTGAATTGCCTAAAAATGAAACCGTACCAGAATCAGAACCAGAGCAATATGTTGCCTCAACAATTAGTGAGGAAGTTAAGGAGGGCAAGGTTCAGCCTACCCCAAGTGCTCTTTCGGTTCAGGACTTTAGCAAAAAAATTGAAGGCTCAACAGATGAGTTATATTCTACATCTACCATTAGTGTAGATACTGAAGAAGACAAAGTTCGTTCTACTTCAGTAGTACCATCCTTTACAACATTACATGAAAAAGTTGTCACGGATCATCCAGACTTGCAATTTGTAACTTCTGCCAGTCCTAAAGTTGACACTGGGGAATTATTTAGTCCTGAGTATTCCACAGAAGGTACTGGCATTGAGGTTGAAACCTCCAAACAGCCACAGCAATATGTAACAGATAGTATAAAGGAAATTGTCCATTCAGTTGCACATTATGACGATACAACATCAAGTAGTGAAGTAATAGAGCAGGATAGTGTAGTAACAGTCACTGAAGAACCTAAAGATCCTGTTACTGTTattcttgtgaatggagcatcagATTACACTGGAAAAATTGTTCCAAGTACATTACCTTCTTCTGGTTCTGGAACTGGCCATGTTGTCTCAGTACAAGAAGCTAGTGCAGATATTACTGCTACTTACAAACCAACAGGAGTTGAGTCAATTGATGCAACAGAAAGCCCGCCAGAGCCTTCTGATGTTACAGAGCAAATCCAAACAGAATCCTCTAGGCCATTGTATGTCTTAGGAGGGGAAGTAGTTTCCATTAAGTCAGACATCTCTGAGCCTACCACTGAACCGGACATTGAAACAGAAGGTGAAGAGGAGGCTACACGCGATCCTTCACTGCTGTTTTTCTCTACAGAAAGTATTGAGATAGTACCAGCTgatccagattcccctcatattcTTCAGCCTGATAGGCAAACACCACCACCATTCCAACTTGCTGGTCAAACTGAAGAGACTATAATAGAAGAAACAGGAACTGAAGACACTCCTTATGATGGAGTAACATCTCTACCAGATCTTCGTTTCCAGATTTCCACTAGTAATAGTGTTGATGAAACTGAACTTCACATAACAA CCCAAGACCCTTGCAAGGAAAATCCTTGTCAGCAGGGAGGAACATGCTATGCTCGAGGAGCTTCCTCATATGTCTGCACATGTATGCCTGGATTCACCGGAGAGTTATGTGAAATCG ACATTGATGAATGCCAGTCAAATCCCTGCAGGAATGGAGCTGGATGCATTGATGGTGTTAATTCATTCATGTGCATGTGTCTACCCAGCTACACTGGAGCACTTTGTGAACAAG ACTCAGAAGTCTGTGACTATGGCTGGCACAAATTCCAAGGCCATTGCTACAAATACTTTGCTCACCGACGCACTTGGGATGCCGCTGAGAGAGAATGTCGTGTACAGGGAGGTCACCTGACCAGCATCTTATCACAGGATGAACAGAACTTTGTGAACC GTTTGGGTCATGACTACCAGTGGATTGGTCTAAATGATAAAATGTTTGAGCACGATTTCCGCTGGACTGATGGCAGCACGCTG